Within Gilvibacter sp. SZ-19, the genomic segment AGAGAAATACTATAAAGGCAATTCCAAACATAAAGATGTTGAAACTGTTGTGGAATTGATAGATCTGATGGTAATACGCTTGCGAACTGTGTCTGAGGCTTAAATTAAAATAAGCCGGATACCCAATACTGTTTCCCTGAGCTTTAATGAGCAAGGTCACTTCTTCACCTACAGGAAAATTGGGAAGACGCACCTCATTGCGTACCCAATGGCTTTTAGTACTACGATCCTTTCTGGGGTATTCGACTCCTGTCTTCTCGTGAAAGATCAACTCCTCACCAACAAAGCCGTAAACGTCTACCTTGCCATTACTCTTGGTCCAAGCGGGAGGCCCAATCATCTTATCTTCCAGATTCAGCCTGAAATCGGTTAGAGAATCCGTAGCGACCAATTTTATCTTCCCCCAATAGGTAAACCCTAAATTAAGGTAGTTGGCAAAATCTGAGCGACTTTGCCAATTTGCACTACTGTCGCGTAGCACAGCCAAAGGTTTAAGGTCAGGGTCTGAGGTTTCTAACAAACGCAGTGCAGGCATCAAGTTATGGACCGGATACTTGGTGTCCACCTTATAGCTATCCTGAGCGGCTAAACTTTTAGGAAGCAGCATTACTAGAATAAAGATCCAGAATGGTTTCATACGAACTGCGTTGGCCATTGATTCTATTGACCAAAAAGATAATGAAAATGATCGCATTGCGAGTGATTTCGGTTTCTAGTGTAAATATCCAAAGGTCAATTAGAGGCAATTAACACTGCCGTTGCACCTCTTGACATATTTGTTGCAACGAGACTTATTTGACACAAAACTGCTAAAAACCAACACATTTGAGGCAAAGTGGGCTGGCAGGGGCAACTACTTTTATCCCATCAGAAATCAAAACACTCACAAATATGGATCGCAAACGCTTTTTAAAAACTTCGGCTATAGGGATAGGAACCCTCGCCCTTGCGCCTGTAGGCGTAGCCAACACTAAAATGTTCACGCCCCAAGCTGATGGTGGCAGCAATTCAACAGAACCAAAAATTGTTCGTAAAGATCAAGGTAAATCTCAAATAGTATTGGGAGACCATCAGCAGCTTAAACTCAGTGGCAAGGACACCGATGGACTATACACTTTAATAGAACAATACAACGACCCAGGAATGGAGATCCCCATGCACGTACATCAAGACGAAGACGAGGTCTTTCACGTGCTCTCCGGAAGTCTTGAGGTTAAAATTGGAAAAGAAACCAAGGTGCTTAAGGCAG encodes:
- a CDS encoding cupin domain-containing protein — protein: MDRKRFLKTSAIGIGTLALAPVGVANTKMFTPQADGGSNSTEPKIVRKDQGKSQIVLGDHQQLKLSGKDTDGLYTLIEQYNDPGMEIPMHVHQDEDEVFHVLSGSLEVKIGKETKVLKAGDLGFCPKGIPHSWKVVGSEKARVMLSIFPAGLELMFDELAQLPAGPPDMEKLAAICANYNIQFV